The Gadus chalcogrammus isolate NIFS_2021 chromosome 14, NIFS_Gcha_1.0, whole genome shotgun sequence sequence CGGCGATGTTCCCGTCGGAGCAGCAGGAGAAGCAGACCTTGGCGTCGGGGCTGATGGCCAGGGCGTAGCAGGCCGGGGCCGACGACGTCAGCTCCGCCTTGATGCGCGGCGTCGGGGACGCCAGGTCCCAGATGGTCAGCGTGCTGGCCTCGCCGCCCACGATCAGGGTGCGGCCGTCGGGCAGCAGCTTGCAGGAGCGGATGTAGTTATCTCTGTTCTGGTGGAGACACGGACCGATGGGGGGGAGAGCTCATCATGAAAGGGGCAGAGGACGCGAGATGAGAAGACAAACCGTGACCACCTTAATGGGCACCTCGTTTCAGCTATCCTCAATTTCCTGGCAGGACGTTATTAAGACATATTAAGACTAATTTTGTCTTTCAACCCACTCATTTTTGTGTGATAACTTCAGCTACTTCCCTTTAAGTAGATGTTAAAGTATAAAGTGCTGCTACTCATTTTGTTTAATATATTTCTAGGAAACTCCTACACTTCCAGCAAAGGTTAAATGATTAGCTTGACTATGCAATTACTATACATTATGAGGAAATCACAGAGGGTAGGGAATCCCAATAAACTAAGATAAAACTGAAGATCAGGCTCCCCATTAGCACCTTACACCGATGCAAGGTGGAATAGATGAAAGCGCACACCTCAGAGATCCTATAAACTTCGAGTGAATTACAGTGCCGCAGGGGTACGGCAGCGTGTGTGCGCATACTTTAGTGCATGTTGAGTGAACTTTACTAACTCCTTCAGCGAAGATAAGTCCCATCCCTACTTAATACACAAGAGCAGCTTTTCGCTGACGAGTGAATTTTGCCTTTCTTTAAATGCAGCTCTTTCTgcaaagggtaaaaaaaaaaaaaaagaagtaaagtTGCAGTTGTCAGCTttaacgagagaaagagagagcctgTCAGGACGCTGACGAGCGAgcgagatagagtgagagatcAGAGAAGCAGAGGTTCCTGGGTGAATTAAAACAGCACCCTGGTGGCTCCATAAGAACCCATCAGAGGCTGACCTCACTTTAAATGGGCTGTGCGGGTGGAGGCAGAGTGGAGGCATCAAACTGAGCAGCCAGGAGTGGGGTAGTTATGAGAACGTAATGGAAAGGGTAATGGCGTAATGTTAGACGGGGTCGGCCGATCAGAACATTACATTTCTTTTTCCCACGCGAGCATTTTTCTTGCATTATATAGGATATAATTCCAATCTCAATTAAAGTCGAGGAAAGCAAGTGTGGATGAAATATATCAACCGACTCTCTGATTCAATTTATTCATGTTATTATATAAGATACTTTGGTATAAATAGTATTAAATATGCTAAACATAAACATGACAGTGAAACAAAATTCTCAAATCGAAAATGAGGGTAATGCACCAAACAAAATGTCTATAAATAGACGGTGCTCACCAGGCAGTCGAGCTGGGAGACGGGGCTCTTGCTGCCCGGCTGGCTGATGTCCCAGATCTTCACGCAGCCCTTGCCGCCGGTGTAGACGTGGCGGGTGGGGTTACTGATGGTGACGGCGCACACCACCTCACCGTGGCTCAGCGTATTGATCTGCCGCGCGTGCCGCGGGATGCCGGGACCAATCAGCGCGTCCGGAGGGAAGGGCACCGGCTGCATCTGGCCGTCCGCGCTCACGTGAAAAGAATAAGCCCTGGCCCAGGGGGAGGGTCAAGGGGTCAAGGGGTCAATGCGATGTACAGCCGACGGCTTGAAACATGACATGCATTAGcttttttcatttattaaaaGGGCCTTCCAACAGCCGCTTGGttttcagtttgtttttttctccataACCACACACTTTTTAAAAGAGCCACTTTTCCCTCACCATTCGCATTCCAAAGTTTAATGCTGAACACCAAACTGTGAAAACGGGTCCGTTTGCGGAAACACGAGAACAAGATGGCAGGTACTTACGGTTTACCCCCAGAGATGGAGGTGAGGCTGGCGGGGATGCCTGGGGCCCTCATGTGAGAATGGGGATCAAATCCGGCCTATGCATGCAGCAGGGGGAGAGGAGCCCAACGTTAGCAAACAAGCTATTAGCCTGCAATGCTAAAATGCCGCTAAGCTAACAGTGAAATGTGCAGACATGGCTGGTCTAGTTCTGCAGCAGGCTGTGCCCCAGGGAAGCTCTGTTGCTTACATATGAAGGTACATTTTTCTTCAAAGGCCTAGATTACAATGCTAATCACATTTTTGCTTTAGGGGTTGATCAAACAAAACGCCCACGTcaccattgttttttttgtggtaCCCCGCACCTGTGCCTAGCACTTATTGAATGATGCCTCCGgtttttctgcctttttttcttttatcgtGCTTAATAGTTAAACGTATGTTCAACTATTTGCGCTTGGCATGGCTTACAAAATGTCCAACAACGGCGAGAAGCAGATTTTGGCAGTGTTATACAATAGTCTTGTTTAGCCCCTCGCTGTTTCGGTTCAAAGACGACTCTGACAGTCAAGCTACCAGCTACCTTACTCCCCACTCGTAAAGGGAAACCGATGAGACGACAGCAAGACAATTCACAACTGACCATCGGCGAGCGGCCATAGGCGGCCGCCGCGGCAGCGCTCATCTGCGGCGAGATGTGAAGGCCGGCGTACACCCCGGGGTTAGTCAGGGCGCCGTTCATCTCGTGGTGGCCCATCATTGCGAAGGGCGCGCCGTAGGAGCCGGCGATGGACAGCGGCGTGCGCAGCGCAGGAGCAGCTGAGGAGGCGGGAATCACCAAGGCACGACAGGCATCAGATATTTATCCATTGAGGCGTGTGTTTATCAGGGCGTGTGTATGGCGTGCGTGTGTCAAGTGTACCGATGGCGTCCATGCCCGGGGGCTTGCCCATGGCGAGGGGCCGTAGTCCGGGTGTTGAGCTGGTGCCGGGTGTGGGGGCCTCGTTCCTGGGTGTCGGGGTGTTGGACTTCAGCCCCGGCGTGGACGACTTGTCGTTCTAGGGGGAGAGGAGATTCTCCTTTAGCTCGAGCAATCTTTTGGTATTTTCTCATTTTAACCCCGAAGGATCGACAACGCAACCGTGTCCTGAAAAACCCTTTGCCCAGGAGGGCTGGAAAACAATCCCCTGCGGAGAGTGGAGAGTGGCCCCCGGTGGATAAAGGAAATCCTGAGGGGAGCCGAGCCAAAGGCACTGCTTAATCCAATCCTGCACTGACACTTTATTACAGGCCGTGTCTGCGCGCGTGTGCATACGTGCGTTTGCATGGGCTGGTGTGCATATGGATCGGGGGTCATATCGGCACATAGTTGAACCCTTTGCTTAGCATTCAGTCTGGAAACAAGCTGAACGCCTCCTCTTAATTTGTCTTTGCCGATCCCGGGAGAAAACGGGAACTTCCTCGGGTGAACGGCCCTAATTGAGCCACAGAGAATGAGAGCTACAGCGTTGCAGGGGAGGCGGAGGCGGCCATTGCGCAGCTCTGAGAGCTGGCGTCAGGCTACCTGGTCATTACATCCCACAGAGCACCGTGGACCGCCGGCCGTACAGCTGTGTAATGCGTCTCTGAGACGGAGTGGAGCGATAGATTAAAGGATAAAAAAGACGGAGGGGATTAGGGAAGACGGACCAGAGTCGACTGCTCCGGTGCCGCTGCGCCTCGGGGGCTACTTATTgcttgggggaggggaggacccTAGGTAGAAATTGCCATTTATTGGCTAAGCTATTAAAGGAGATCAGGGGTCATCAGGGATCAATCCCCCACCCCGATGATACACCGCCCTCTGCCCGCCCTGCGGGGTAAGCCTGTGCCGTCCACTTGGGCACTTGACCAAAGCTGCTTTACTCTCCCGCCCCCATCTAACCATCTGAGcccactcctcttcctcgtctacGGCCACCTCATCGGCAGACTCACGTGGGCGTGGTCCTTGGCTTTGGAGGAGGGCGTGCTCCCCGACGACGTCACCGAGGCGGGGCTGTTGGGCCCGCCGTCCTTCTTCAGCACCCGCGATTTGTCCAGACCGTTCTCTGGCGGCGAGTGGGCGGGGCTAGCCCTGGGCGTGGCCGGGTcctagagacggagagagagcgcgGGACACAGAGTGAAATAACAAGAGATACAAACACAAGGACTCTGAGCCAACAGACCAGAGGAAAGCCAAAGGCCTATTTGGGAGTCAAACAACTGGGAGCCACGTGGGCAAattatacaaacagacacaggaaGACTTTCAGGAACAACTAATTAGTTGTGGAACAACCAATTCTACACATTAGGTGTAAGTTAGGTGCATCAGCTGTGTGTAGTTTACCGGATCCTCACCTCATTGGACACATCCACCACCAAATCATCGCTCTTCTCTCCATCACTGTCCTGTAGGGGAGGATATAGCACACTCAGCACGCCTTATATACAGAAACCTATATCTGCAGTGGACTACGATCAACTCGATCCAAGTATAACAAAGTATGACGCTCATGATAGGGCAACAATGATTAGTCAGTGATTCGATAAGTGGAACAACAGAAATCGAATCTATTCCAATTTTGATATTCGCTTAATCATTCGCgtacaaataacaaatatttGCTGCTTAATGTTGCAATTCAAATATTTGGTTCATAGATCATTGTAAGAggaaaaaaattgttttttcgTGGCTGCTTGTCAAATACGCTAGCAGATTTAAGACTTTGAACTCTGGTAACTTGTGGACTAAATGATTAAAtcgaaagaaaataaaagtttgatcaattgacaaaaaaaaaacctagCCCTATTgtgtccaaacacacacctcaataATACTATAATTTCTTTAAGTGCTACAAATGCAACATAGTCTGGCAGGTAGTGTTGTTTCGAATTCCACggctgctgagagagagagagagaaaatggcgGGAGCACTCACGTATCGACTCATGCTGTCCTTGTCGTCCACCTTTCGTTTCTTGTTGTCCAAGCCGTAGTCCGAGGAGCCGCGGTGCTTCTCACTGGCCGCGCGCAGGCTGTCCGACGGCGACACCGAGTTATTCTGCCCGGCAACACAACAACAAGCATCACGTTAGCCACAGTCCATCTGCTTTATTTTAAACCAACCGCCAAGAGGATCTAATGACGTAATATAACCACAACCGTGTATCCACTGCCCACCTACCATGTATCTTTAAGAAAATCTTTATATTAGTATACATCTCAAAGCCAGCTAATAAACTCAGCTAGCTCAGAATTAGTGAGTTTATGATGATTGTAGGGTCATGGGCCTAAACCCCACATGATTTTCCTCGTCAATACATTTAAATTCATTTAATAGATATAGTATAGATAAAGATTCTGCATTGCTgctttgacaaaaaaaaaacacgagagagagagagagagaaagagagagctaaGCGAACTGGTTTGCATTTGGTTCGGATCCTTTATATTGATATGCTTTACATGTGATCACCAATCAACCCGGGAGTGTTAGTAGACCTGGGAGAGACCACCACTGAATGAAAAGAACTGGCTGTGGATTTCACTTGTGGCTCCAGACTGCACAATAGCGACCATGGAGCAAGCAACCTAATGCCGTCTGAGAGGGGAAGTGGAGGATTGTGGGAAGGCTCTAGCCAGCCAACAGCTAAGCCACTGAGGCATGGTgataggggaggggaggggaggggaggggaggggagggggacggagTTCAGCTGAGCTAACATGTGTGCTTGTTGCTGGTGCACGGTGTAAAAACACAGCCAATGTGATGAGACAAAATAAGACattgagcaaacacacacaaacacacgggtgTTTACAAGGGGAAAATATATGATAAAAAAAGCAGGCTATGTTGCTCAAAGCTATGTGAAGCATGGGTTTTAAACTGGAACCAAGTTATGTGAATATGACACGCATacctgatgacacacagctcatCCAAATAAAAAAGAGCAACTCGGGCAACAGGCAAACGCCAACCAAAACAGCATGGATAAGAGGAGCcattgtatgtgtgcgtgtgcgtgtgtgtgagtcaaaGAACAGGAACCCGTGTGTGAGTGGCTTCAAAAGGACATAGTCGTGAGTGAAAAAGCAAGCGATGAACTGCGTGAGTGAGAGTCCTTGTGAAATGCGAGGAAGGAAGTaaaggaagagggagaaggagagacgggGGCACAGTCGCCTCTCATCCGCCAACCCGGGGAACTTGATCAAGAGTGGCATGTGAATGGCAACAAAGAGAGCGGACAAAACGGTGCCTCAGAAAAGGGCCAAGAGAGtgacaaagagagaaaaagagagaaataaaaccGAAGCCAAAAACCAGGCCAAAAACAGAGAATGGACTTGGAAGCCAGGTTGAGTTAGCTCCCTGCTAGTGGGCATGGCCGGCCCGGGCTGGCACACGCTCAGAAACTGCAGAGGAGGCTTTTCTTCCCGTCTTTTTTTATAGTCTGGCCACTGATGCGTTGGATCTGCCAACCAGCCAGACAGGCGGAGGGTTCTCGCGCCCACACGAGTGTctatgtgcctttgtgtgtacATGAGCGCAGGTGCACcggtgtgcgcgcgtgcgtgcgtgtgtgagggaaagcgagagtgaaagagagccTTGAAGCCAGTGCAGTTTTATTTAATGTGCCATGCCAATACTGTTCAACAGCCTGACAAATCCCAGCCTTCACCAGCgtgagcagaggggggggggacatcagAATGCGGATAagatgagacagagacagagagagagacagagccgaTCAGTGTTCGGTGGCACGTTGCCGCGAGACCGCTGTGGGGCCCTCCTCTTGGACGTCACACAAATaatctgacacacaaacacacacggacacaaaacCCCTCAACGCCAACCCCGCCAATTACCACCATTCAATCCTTCCTCCAAATACAGACATGAATGTCCCAATTgtgtaaacaaaaaaagaatCGCTCCATCGACTAAAGAATCTACTGCGGCGATACAAGTGAAGTTCCAGCAACCGAGCGCGTAACCTGAGGACGGAAGGTTGTCCCTGTAGAAGGACGCCACCCGCCTGTGACGGGTGTCTCTTGGAGCACATTAACCCTGCCGATCCCTATCCCATGACCCAAAGAGAACTTGTgcgtcagtgtgtctgtgtcgaaagtgtgcgtctgtgtgagtgtgacgtTTCTAATCAGCAGTGAGTTGGAGGAGGTAGACGGTTACTGTTTCCTGTTATAGACATGGGTGGGCCCATTCAGGCTGGACACTCGGTAGCAACTCAATCGGTGAGCGCTGAGTGAAGGAGAGATTCTGGCCATCTAATAAACAAAGACTTCAGACGTAGAGCAGAGCagtgagaggtggagagggagagggagagagagagagagagagagacaaagctaCAGCAGTGAGATAAATAAAGACAAATAAAGGAGGCCGATATAGTCCACCagaagaagggggggagggaaagtaGAGCCGTGAATGAATGGTACGATCAATAAACAAGCCAAGGAGAAGAGAAAGCCGGATGGTGGACCCCGACACAGAATACAGTAAATCCATGGGGGGCGGACGAGGACATGCAAAGTCCCTTTTAATTGTGCTGAAATTAAAGACGCCGTCGGGGCGCTAATCCGCCGCCAGTGATGGGACCCATTTTCCAGATGGATCCGATAGTGCCTTTAGAACTGGCCGCAGTTGAATCATTTTGTTATTTGATTTTGGTGAGCTTAGCAGAGCTACGCCCCGCACCGTTGGGCTTTTACACAGGGAGAAGGGGTTAACATGTGGTACTCGCATGCCAAAAGGAGCTcagcacaaggaacaaaggggACTTAGTAAGGacatgtaaaacaaaaaaaaatagacaTGGAAGGAACTTAAAAGGACAGGGAACGTACCGTACTTGACTCGCGCTCTTTCACCAGGGGAATGGCCAGTGGAGAGTGAAAGGATGACGGACCAAGAGGGAAAAAATTAAAACACGAGTTAGTATGGAAGGATTAACAGTGGGCTACAGTAGGAATCTACAAAAGTACACCCGTCCACAACCACAGGCGAGGCACGCCGCCTGGATATCGTCCAGGCGGTTAAGCGCCTGGACGATAATCGCTGTAGTCTTGTTCTCGACACCGAAATGCAGCGTGACAACCTCCCACTCTACCAACACAGCCCATCTACACCGCCATGCGTCGCTGCAGCCTCCCCCTCCACTAAAATACCTCCACACcgacagaaaaataaatgtaataaaaacaaatgtcaGTCAGCCCAGAAGGAGTGTACTCCCACCGTGTGCGTTTCTAGTTTGGAACCTGACCCTCGTGCATACGTAATGTGTCCCCAGCCCTGGGAGTGTTCCCGTGGACGACGCCGTGTTTCCGTGCGGCCGGCGGTGCTTCTCCTCACCTCTGTGCTCCAGGTCGTGGTGGTTCTTCTCATCCTTGACAGGCAGATGGGCCTGGCTGCCCAGGGCCCCCAGGGCCAGCAGGCCGGAGCCCGCTCCGGTCACAGGGGGCAGGCCTGGGGGCTGGAGGCCTGACGGGTGGGGGGGCAACTGGATGGGAGGCCCGTGGGCAGCGTGAGAGAGGTGCTGggcctggagctgctgctgctgtagcagaggaggggggagggggggggaaacagaaGACAGGACAAGTGGGTCGGGCTGGGAAGAGAGTCCATGACTGACGTGATGCATGTTCATTGTTCTGTTTGGGACATGGCGCAGCTTGGCTGCTCAAGACGCTCCACCTGAACCTGGAAGTGGGCTAACCTGGGTTCatttcattccctctctctttcaacaCCCTTTCCATGAAGAAACCCAAGAAAATCGATACATCTATCAATAACCAGCAACAGGGCATAATAATTCTATGCGCCAGGCGTCGAACAATGACATTTCCAGTCAAATTTCTGGTACCAATGGGATACCCGTCAAGGCGTTCCCCTATGCATGTCACGTTATTAGGCGTTGAAGAAAAATCTAAAACAAAAAAGGCTTTGGGTTGGTGCTCTAGGTTCACGTTTGGTAGTTCCTGCAGCCAAACTACTCTGGTTTCTGCCCTACACCATCTTAAAACCTCAATATCTCTCAAGTACAATTCCCCTGGTGAACTAGGAGAGCTCAGCCAACCCTCCCGTTGTATGATGTTAAGCAGACACCGgagaacacgcacacgcacacacacacgcacacacacacacacacacacacacgcgcgcacccaCGCACCTTATCGTCTGTAGGAGTGGAGACAAAGGAGTGCAAAGATGGACAGGAGTTAAAACATCCACTCAACCGACAGGGAAGAGAGTACTTTAAAACCAGGTTAAATAACACTTAGCCCATCCATCAACTGCCTCTGAGAGGCAACAAAGGCAGAGACAATACTGGGAGAAAAACAATCCTAGCTAGCTAGAAGATTTTTAGCTTATCAACAAGCCCAACAGCCATATTTGGGGAACATGAAGGAAACCAAGGAGACCGGTGTATATCTAAAGTCTTTATGGGGGATTAAGCTTTGTCCCCAAGCagaataaaaaactaaaaacaaagcCATTATTCAAAAGGCTCATTATGTTGTGCTAGACCCACAGCGGTAAAACGGATAAGCCACGTAGCTGCAGCATTGCCAAATCGATATTGAACCGGTGCGCCGTGCCTAGGCCTTGTTGTGATGAAAGCGATAAAAAATGAGAACGACGAGCGAGgggaggagaaaaaaataaagtgagTGAGATAGTAGGGGAGGGAGGTTAAGAATCAGAAAATAACAAGGGaatgaaagagagcgagggattgAAGCAGCGACATCCCCGTTGAGTGTGCCTAATGAGAAAAGCATGCGGGGATGATCATCAAGAAGCCTCATTAGCAGACCATTGCTGAATAGAGCGAGagaacagaaaaaaagagaaaaaaaaaaaaaaagggaaagtaCGGCGGCGTTGAaagcaatgaaaaaaaaaaagaagaggaaaaTAAATTGCTTCCATTTCAGTGTTCACGGTTAAGGAGCCTGGCTTCGTCTCACACTTatctgtgtttttttccccGTTTCTTTTTTCATTAAGTGCAAAATGCCGTCTGGGCTTACACAACTTCCACGGGAAACATGCAATTAAAAAGGTAACCAGGTGAAGCAGACTCCCTGCAGAACCGGGCAGAATGAGCGCTAAACCCAGACGGGCTGACAGCGGAGCTAACAAGTCTGGAAACCATTGCCAGTTTCCCTTTCCCCAACGACCTGCCATGGGAGGTCAGGCTAGGGAAACATAACAGCCTTTATCTCTGAAAGGCTGCCCCGAAAAACCATTCCTGTTGACTGTGATTTACGATTCTCTTGTCAGTGCCATGTTTTGCTCTTTTATGGAGGTCATTTTATAATCTAATCTCTTACCCATCAAACATTTATGTAGTCGTAGCATCGGTTTATTGTTCTACGGCCCTCTTGCTTAAGCAGATAGTGCCGCTATTATTAAGTTAACGGTTTCAAAATAGTTAACTAAGAACAATGCGGCTAGATGCTCAACACACTAGCTCGCTAACCACGTAGGCAATCCGCCATGAGGAAGTTTCGATGCCCACCAGCGGTCCAATGGCGCAAGTCTTTCCCCCTCTTCTTCAACACACTTTTAGTCTCTCTTCACTGTACCGTGCATGAAGTCACAGAAAAATGCCTAAAGACTGGAGGAATTCAACAAAAGCAAAGGATGAAAAATGAACGTTTgtcctccccctttccaaatagCATGCACACAGGAGAGCCAAATTCATTCCTTCACTCTTTGTCCACCACTCTTTGTTTTAT is a genomic window containing:
- the LOC130403202 gene encoding transducin-like enhancer protein 3-B isoform X3; this translates as MYPQGRHPAPHQPGQPGFKFTVAESCDRIKDEFQFLQAQYHSLKVEYDKLANEKTEMQRHYVMYYEMSYGLNIEMHKQTEIAKRLNAILAQIMPFLSQEHQQQVAQAVERAKQFTSDSGGQICTQTQQQLQAQHLSHAAHGPPIQLPPHPSGLQPPGLPPVTGAGSGLLALGALGSQAHLPVKDEKNHHDLEHRGPSSFHSPLAIPLVKERESSTNNSVSPSDSLRAASEKHRGSSDYGLDNKKRKVDDKDSMSRYDSDGEKSDDLVVDVSNEDPATPRASPAHSPPENGLDKSRVLKKDGGPNSPASVTSSGSTPSSKAKDHAHNDKSSTPGLKSNTPTPRNEAPTPGTSSTPGLRPLAMGKPPGMDAIAAPALRTPLSIAGSYGAPFAMMGHHEMNGALTNPGVYAGLHISPQMSAAAAAAYGRSPMAGFDPHSHMRAPGIPASLTSISGGKPAYSFHVSADGQMQPVPFPPDALIGPGIPRHARQINTLSHGEVVCAVTISNPTRHVYTGGKGCVKIWDISQPGSKSPVSQLDCLNRDNYIRSCKLLPDGRTLIVGGEASTLTIWDLASPTPRIKAELTSSAPACYALAISPDAKVCFSCCSDGNIAVWDLHNQTLVRQFQGHTDGASCIDISHDGTKLWTGGLDNTVRSWDLREGRQLQQHDFTSQIFSLGYCPTGEWLAVGMESSNVEVLHHTKPDKYQLHLHESCVLSLKFAYCGKWFVSTGKDNLLNAWRTPYGASIFQSKESSSVLSCDISADDKYIVTGSGDKKATVYEVIY
- the LOC130403202 gene encoding transducin-like enhancer protein 3-B isoform X8; the protein is MYPQGRHPAPHQPGQPGFKFTVAESCDRIKDEFQFLQAQYHSLKVEYDKLANEKTEMQRHYVMYYEMSYGLNIEMHKQTEIAKRLNAILAQIMPFLSQEHQQQVAQAVERAKQQQQLQAQHLSHAAHGPPIQLPPHPSGLQPPGLPPVTGAGSGLLALGALGSQAHLPVKDEKNHHDLEHRGPSSFHSPLAIPLVKERESSTNNSVSPSDSLRAASEKHRGSSDYGLDNKKRKVDDKDSMSRYDSDGEKSDDLVVDVSNEDPATPRASPAHSPPENGLDKSRVLKKDGGPNSPASVTSSGSTPSSKAKDHAHNDKSSTPGLKSNTPTPRNEAPTPGTSSTPGLRPLAMGKPPGMDAIAAPALRTPLSIAGSYGAPFAMMGHHEMNGALTNPGVYAGLHISPQMSAAAAAAYGRSPMAGFDPHSHMRAPGIPASLTSISGGKPAYSFHVSADGQMQPVPFPPDALIGPGIPRHARQINTLSHGEVVCAVTISNPTRHVYTGGKGCVKIWDISQPGSKSPVSQLDCLNRDNYIRSCKLLPDGRTLIVGGEASTLTIWDLASPTPRIKAELTSSAPACYALAISPDAKVCFSCCSDGNIAVWDLHNQTLVRQFQGHTDGASCIDISHDGTKLWTGGLDNTVRSWDLREGRQLQQHDFTSQIFSLGYCPTGEWLAVGMESSNVEVLHHTKPDKYQLHLHESCVLSLKFAYCGKWFVSTGKDNLLNAWRTPYGASIFQSKESSSVLSCDISADDKYIVTGSGDKKATVYEVIY
- the LOC130403202 gene encoding transducin-like enhancer protein 3-B isoform X5 — protein: MYPQGRHPAPHQPGQPGFKFTVAESCDRIKDEFQFLQAQYHSLKVEYDKLANEKTEMQRHYVMYYEMSYGLNIEMHKQTEIAKRLNAILAQIMPFLSQEHQQQVAQAVERAKQVTMTELNAIIGQQQLQAQHLSHAAHGPPIQLPPHPSGLQPPGLPPVTGAGSGLLALGALGSQAHLPVKDEKNHHDLEHRGPSSFHSPLAIPLVKERESSTNNSVSPSDSLRAASEKHRGSSDYGLDNKKRKVDDKDSMSRYDSDGEKSDDLVVDVSNEDPATPRASPAHSPPENGLDKSRVLKKDGGPNSPASVTSSGSTPSSKAKDHAHNDKSSTPGLKSNTPTPRNEAPTPGTSSTPGLRPLAMGKPPGMDAIAAPALRTPLSIAGSYGAPFAMMGHHEMNGALTNPGVYAGLHISPQMSAAAAAAYGRSPMAGFDPHSHMRAPGIPASLTSISGGKPAYSFHVSADGQMQPVPFPPDALIGPGIPRHARQINTLSHGEVVCAVTISNPTRHVYTGGKGCVKIWDISQPGSKSPVSQLDCLNRDNYIRSCKLLPDGRTLIVGGEASTLTIWDLASPTPRIKAELTSSAPACYALAISPDAKVCFSCCSDGNIAVWDLHNQTLVRQFQGHTDGASCIDISHDGTKLWTGGLDNTVRSWDLREGRQLQQHDFTSQIFSLGYCPTGEWLAVGMESSNVEVLHHTKPDKYQLHLHESCVLSLKFAYCGKWFVSTGKDNLLNAWRTPYGASIFQSKESSSVLSCDISADDKYIVTGSGDKKATVYEVIY
- the LOC130403202 gene encoding transducin-like enhancer protein 3-B isoform X1; this encodes MYPQGRHPAPHQPGQPGFKFTVAESCDRIKDEFQFLQAQYHSLKVEYDKLANEKTEMQRHYVMYYEMSYGLNIEMHKQTEIAKRLNAILAQIMPFLSQEHQQQVAQAVERAKQVTMTELNAIIGVRGLPNLPLTQQQLQAQHLSHAAHGPPIQLPPHPSGLQPPGLPPVTGAGSGLLALGALGSQAHLPVKDEKNHHDLEHRGPSSFHSPLAIPLVKERESSTNNSVSPSDSLRAASEKHRGSSDYGLDNKKRKVDDKDSMSRYDSDGEKSDDLVVDVSNEDPATPRASPAHSPPENGLDKSRVLKKDGGPNSPASVTSSGSTPSSKAKDHAHNDKSSTPGLKSNTPTPRNEAPTPGTSSTPGLRPLAMGKPPGMDAIAAPALRTPLSIAGSYGAPFAMMGHHEMNGALTNPGVYAGLHISPQMSAAAAAAYGRSPMAGFDPHSHMRAPGIPASLTSISGGKPAYSFHVSADGQMQPVPFPPDALIGPGIPRHARQINTLSHGEVVCAVTISNPTRHVYTGGKGCVKIWDISQPGSKSPVSQLDCLNRDNYIRSCKLLPDGRTLIVGGEASTLTIWDLASPTPRIKAELTSSAPACYALAISPDAKVCFSCCSDGNIAVWDLHNQTLVRQFQGHTDGASCIDISHDGTKLWTGGLDNTVRSWDLREGRQLQQHDFTSQIFSLGYCPTGEWLAVGMESSNVEVLHHTKPDKYQLHLHESCVLSLKFAYCGKWFVSTGKDNLLNAWRTPYGASIFQSKESSSVLSCDISADDKYIVTGSGDKKATVYEVIY
- the LOC130403202 gene encoding transducin-like enhancer protein 3-B isoform X11 → MYPQGRHPAPHQPGQPGFKFTVAESCDRIKDEFQFLQAQYHSLKVEYDKLANEKTEMQRHYVMYYEMSYGLNIEMHKQTEIAKRLNAILAQIMPFLSQEHQQQVAQAVERAKQVTMTELNAIIGQQLQAQHLSHAAHGPPIQLPPHPSGLQPPGLPPVTGAGSGLLALGALGSQAHLPVKDEKNHHDLEHRERESSTNNSVSPSDSLRAASEKHRGSSDYGLDNKKRKVDDKDSMSRYDSDGEKSDDLVVDVSNEDPATPRASPAHSPPENGLDKSRVLKKDGGPNSPASVTSSGSTPSSKAKDHAHNDKSSTPGLKSNTPTPRNEAPTPGTSSTPGLRPLAMGKPPGMDAIAAPALRTPLSIAGSYGAPFAMMGHHEMNGALTNPGVYAGLHISPQMSAAAAAAYGRSPMAGFDPHSHMRAPGIPASLTSISGGKPAYSFHVSADGQMQPVPFPPDALIGPGIPRHARQINTLSHGEVVCAVTISNPTRHVYTGGKGCVKIWDISQPGSKSPVSQLDCLNRDNYIRSCKLLPDGRTLIVGGEASTLTIWDLASPTPRIKAELTSSAPACYALAISPDAKVCFSCCSDGNIAVWDLHNQTLVRQFQGHTDGASCIDISHDGTKLWTGGLDNTVRSWDLREGRQLQQHDFTSQIFSLGYCPTGEWLAVGMESSNVEVLHHTKPDKYQLHLHESCVLSLKFAYCGKWFVSTGKDNLLNAWRTPYGASIFQSKESSSVLSCDISADDKYIVTGSGDKKATVYEVIY